ATTTTCGGTACCATATGTATTTTTTGCACCACTATATGATATAGTTATTTTATTGCCTGAATATACGTTCACAGTGGAATTTGGGCTAGGATTTGTTAGACTAAATTGCATAGAATCATCGACAATAGTAAGTTTTGCACCGTCTCCATAGCCATAGAATCCGGGAGTTGGAGACACGGTTGGATTAGGTGATATTACGACTGGATCTGATTCTGGTAAAGGTTGAGTAGAAAATTCAGATGTTCCATATGTGAATTTTGTCCGTTTAAGATATAATGGATTAGGACTGTTGTTAATAAATTGACTTGTAGTATTTATTGGTGAAAATTGAGCCACTATATTATTCCCAGTAATTGATGGAGACATTCCTTCGGAGCTTGCATCTGATACCATAAGAATTGAGTGTAAAGGTATATTTAAAGCACATCTTACGTGGCAATCTGAAGAAATACTACTATTAACAGATAAGGCGCCATTAAATACCATTGCAATTCCAGAAGAAGAAAAAGAAGCAGATCTAAGCCACCATAAATTATTGCTTCCTGATGAATAAGACAGATTTCTTACTATTCTATTTGTATCAAATATTGTTGCATAAATGTATTCGTCATTCGAAAGTATTTCTTGCCCATAGCTATTATCAAATCCATACTCTTTATTTAATATCTCTTTTGCGGATAATAAAAATATTGTGTCTCCTTTTAATCCACAGCCATATGCACAGGCAGTAGACGCATCAGATGTGTCTCCTACAATTCTAAAATTATTACCATCCTTACTAGTATGAAAATTTGGCATATCTGCTTTATCAAATTCTGGACTAAGTCCACTATTATACCAATTGTCTCTCTCATTATTTTGTGTTGATAGTATTGCTCTTTGCTCTGCAGATGAAAAACAATCATCATAAAATCCATATTTTCCTGGAAGTACTTTAGTGGGATCATCAGGATCAACTTGTCCTGGATTTATTCCATCATAACTTGCATTACAGGATGATCCTTGTAAAAATAATCTTATTGAGCTATCTGTTTTTTCACCATTTTCACTTTCTGTTGACATAATAGTGTTGTAATCATCATCATTATTATCATTATTTTCTTCAACTTCTATTGACCATCTTTGACGAGATGAGCTTCTATTATCCCAGGATATTCCATTTGGCAGGGAATACTCCATTAACATAAACAATGCTTCTTTTTTATATTCTCTACAATCATTTGATTGGGTATTTAAGACTCGCCAATAAAGCGGTATATTGGATAAGTCCCCATATGGATTGATTAACTCAGGATCAGATGGACCATTAAAAGGATCGTTATATACTCTGGCCTTTGGATTTTCTGGTATCCACCCAAAATATACGCGATTGTATTCGGATGGATGAGGGGAATCATTTGAATTAGAGGGATCATATGTGGGGTTAGCTATTGTACATATTCCCAATGTGCCAGGTGTATATGGTGAAATTGCGTATGCCTCAACCCTAAAAAAAGGCATAAAAAAAGAGCTAAGCAATAGTATTACTAATAGATTTAAGGACATATTTTTATATTTTATTTTCAGGACGGTTCTTTTAAAATTATCTTGTATCATGTAAACATCTCTCCTTTCATTTATCGTAAAAGTTACATCGGATGCAATATTTTTTACTTTAACAAGCAAGAGGCACAAAAAGGAATTTTTTCCTTTTTCTATTAGAAGCTTAGTACTTTACAAATCGAGCAAAAAACGTTAGAATGGACTAGAATAGGGGGATTAAATATGGACAACATAAGAAATTTTTGTATAATAGCGCATATAGATCATGGTAAGTCAACGCTAGCAGATAGGCTAATAGAGACTACAGGGGTTCTTACAAAAAGAGAAATGGAAGAACAAGTGTTAGATACTATGGACATAGAGAGAGAAAGAGGTATCACAATAAAGGCTCAAGCAGTTAGGATGATATACAAAGATAAAGATGCTAAGGAGTATGTTTTAAATTTAATAGATACACCAGGGCATGTTGATTTCAATTATGAAGTATCGAGAAGTCTTGCTGCATGCGAAGGGGCAATATTGGTTGTTGATGCTGCACAAGGGATAGAGGCGCAGACACTAGCGAACGTTTATCTTGCAATAGAGCATGATTTAGAGATTGTGCCAGTTATAAATAAAGTGGATTTACCTAGCGCAAGACCAGATATAGTAAAGCAAGAGATAGAAGATGTGATAGGTCTTGATGCAAGTGATGCGCCATTAGTATCTGCTAAAAATGGTCTTAATATAGATCAAGTGTTGCAGGCAATAGTACAAAAGATCCCATCGCCAAGAGGTGATGTAAAAAATCCATTACAGGCGCTTATATTTGATTCATATTACGATTCCTACAAAGGTGTTATTGTGTTTGTCAGAATAAAAGAGGGTAGAGTAAAAGTTGGGGATAATATAAGGTTTATGTACACGCAAAAGGAGTTTATTGTGACAGAAGTAGGATATTTTCGTCCAGGTTCATTATCAGCGTGCGGGGAATTGTCTGTAGGTGAAGTTGGATACATTGCCGCTAGTATAAAAAATGTGCGAGATGCAAGAGTGGGGGATACAGTTACTCTAGTGGATAATCCCGCAAAGAAACCGTTAGATGGATATAAAAAAGTTAATCCTATGGTCTTTTGTGGAATATATCCAGCGGATGGATCAAAGTATGCAGACCTTAGAGATGCACTAGAGAAGCTTCAGTTAAATGATGCGGCACTATCATTTGAAGCGGAGTCGTCTAACGCATTGGGATTTGGATATAGATGTGGATTTTTGGGGCTTTTACACATGGAAATAATACAAGAGCGTTTGGAGCGAGAGTATAATTTTGATTTGATCACTACAGCGCCTAGTGTTATATACAAAGTTATTACTACCCAGGGAGAGACAATCTTTATAGATAATCCAGCAAATCTTCCGCCAATTACGTCTATTGCCTATATGGAGGAGCCAATAGTTAAAGCAAGTATTATGGTTCCAACCGATTACATAGGTAGTATTATGGAGCTATCACAAGAGCGCAGGGGCGTATACAAAGATATGACGTATATAGATGATACAAGAGTAATGTTAACATATGAGATGCCATTAAATGAGATAATATATGATTTCTTTGATGCACTAAAATCAAGGACTAGAGGGTTTGCATCATTTGACTATGATTTAATGGGTTATCAGAAATCGGATCTTGTTAAACTAGACATAATGTTAAATGGAGAAGTGATTGATGCGTTGTCTTTCATTGTTCATAGAGACAAAGCAGCCACTCGTGGAAGACGAATTGCAGAAAAACTTAAAGAGACTATACCAAGGCAACAATTTGAGATACCTGTTCAGGCGTGTATTGGTGGGAAAATAATAGCAAGAGAGACGGTTAAGGCATATAGAAAGGACGTATTGGCAAAGTGTTATGGTGGAGATATATCAAGGAAGAGAAAGTTACTTGAAAAACAGAAGGAAGGAAAAAAGAGAATGCGTCAAGTAGGCAGTGTGGAGTTACCGCAGGAAGCGTTTATGAGTGTTCTTAAATTGGATTCATAATATGGATAAAGAGTGTAGTTTGTATATTCATGTGCCTTTTTGTAAAGCTAAGTGCTATTATTGTGATTTTGCTTCGTTTGATAATTGTGACTGTTATATAAAAGATTACATAGAGAGCGTGGTACAAGAGATTGCGTTGGTTTCACCTAAGAATGTAATTAAAACTATATTTATAGGTGGGGGAACTCCATCATATATTAATGAATCGTATATATATAAAGTATTAGATAAGGTGTATTCGTGTTGTAGTGTAAAAAATGATGCAGAAATTACAATAGAATCAAATCCTGGTACATTGAATAGGGATAAGCTTTTGACTTACAAAAGTATAGGCATAAATAGACTTAGTATGGGTGTTCAGTCAACTAATGATAATGTGTTAAAGAAATTAGGAAGAATTCACACATATAAGGATTTTATTGATAATTTTAACTTAGCAAGAGAAGTTGGTTTTAGAAACATAAGTGTTGATTTAATGTTCGGAGTACCTGGTCAGGATGAAAATATATGGAGACAAACGCTTGGAGATGTGGTAAAAATATCTCCTGAGCACGTGTCAGCCTATAGCTTGACTATAGAAGAGGGAACAAAGTTTGGTGATATGTATC
The sequence above is drawn from the Clostridiales bacterium genome and encodes:
- a CDS encoding oxygen-independent coproporphyrinogen III oxidase encodes the protein MDKECSLYIHVPFCKAKCYYCDFASFDNCDCYIKDYIESVVQEIALVSPKNVIKTIFIGGGTPSYINESYIYKVLDKVYSCCSVKNDAEITIESNPGTLNRDKLLTYKSIGINRLSMGVQSTNDNVLKKLGRIHTYKDFIDNFNLAREVGFRNISVDLMFGVPGQDENIWRQTLGDVVKISPEHVSAYSLTIEEGTKFGDMYQKGEISYVQDDIDRSMYHYAIDFLGQHGYHQYEISNFAKRYCECEHNKVYWNDECYIGIGLGAHSYFAGKRYNNTYDMNQYIKSVKRGIGPHENIEAISKTRDMSDYMILGLRLASGVSKKKFYERFNESLDLVYLVKIEDLKARGLIKCDADKVVLTKLGLDLANKVFVEFI
- the lepA gene encoding elongation factor 4 — encoded protein: MDNIRNFCIIAHIDHGKSTLADRLIETTGVLTKREMEEQVLDTMDIERERGITIKAQAVRMIYKDKDAKEYVLNLIDTPGHVDFNYEVSRSLAACEGAILVVDAAQGIEAQTLANVYLAIEHDLEIVPVINKVDLPSARPDIVKQEIEDVIGLDASDAPLVSAKNGLNIDQVLQAIVQKIPSPRGDVKNPLQALIFDSYYDSYKGVIVFVRIKEGRVKVGDNIRFMYTQKEFIVTEVGYFRPGSLSACGELSVGEVGYIAASIKNVRDARVGDTVTLVDNPAKKPLDGYKKVNPMVFCGIYPADGSKYADLRDALEKLQLNDAALSFEAESSNALGFGYRCGFLGLLHMEIIQERLEREYNFDLITTAPSVIYKVITTQGETIFIDNPANLPPITSIAYMEEPIVKASIMVPTDYIGSIMELSQERRGVYKDMTYIDDTRVMLTYEMPLNEIIYDFFDALKSRTRGFASFDYDLMGYQKSDLVKLDIMLNGEVIDALSFIVHRDKAATRGRRIAEKLKETIPRQQFEIPVQACIGGKIIARETVKAYRKDVLAKCYGGDISRKRKLLEKQKEGKKRMRQVGSVELPQEAFMSVLKLDS